Proteins from one Sinomonas terrae genomic window:
- a CDS encoding IclR family transcriptional regulator, producing the protein MQTTPPMDASGKQPPDGPVGSDRVLAVLLELARHPSGVGLEEMARSVAGSKPTVHRALASLRRAGLAEQDGRGHYLLGDEFVRIAFAFHEARPEHVRIQGVLETLAARFGETVHYAVLDGRDVVYRSKVDAPSGPVRLTSSIGGRNPAHATGVGKLLLSYRLHSLEDVTGWIGDRPLERPTDNTIVTAAGLHRELAEIRERGYSVDDQENEPGVNCLALPAFLTSAIVPSGAISISALAYRTPLPELVRRVAEMRSIIAGQKSQTQRKEAE; encoded by the coding sequence ATGCAGACTACCCCACCAATGGACGCGTCGGGCAAGCAGCCCCCAGACGGTCCGGTCGGTTCGGACCGGGTCCTGGCCGTGCTCCTCGAGCTGGCCCGCCACCCCTCCGGGGTCGGGCTCGAGGAGATGGCCCGGTCGGTGGCCGGCTCCAAGCCCACCGTCCACAGGGCGCTGGCATCGCTGCGGCGTGCCGGACTGGCAGAGCAGGACGGCAGGGGCCACTACCTGCTCGGCGACGAGTTCGTTCGCATCGCGTTCGCGTTCCACGAGGCGCGGCCGGAGCACGTTCGGATCCAAGGTGTGCTGGAAACCCTGGCAGCCCGGTTCGGCGAGACAGTGCACTACGCGGTGCTCGACGGACGCGACGTGGTCTACCGGTCCAAGGTCGACGCTCCCAGCGGTCCCGTCAGGCTCACCTCCTCCATCGGCGGAAGGAATCCCGCACACGCCACCGGCGTCGGCAAGCTGCTGCTCTCCTACCGGCTCCACTCCCTCGAGGACGTGACCGGGTGGATCGGGGACCGGCCGCTCGAGCGGCCCACGGACAACACGATCGTCACGGCCGCGGGCCTGCACCGCGAACTGGCCGAAATCCGCGAACGCGGATACAGCGTGGACGACCAGGAGAACGAGCCCGGAGTGAACTGCCTGGCACTGCCCGCGTTCCTCACCTCCGCGATCGTGCCGAGCGGAGCCATCAGCATCAGCGCCCTCGCGTACCGGACCCCCCTTCCAGAACTCGTCCGGAGGGTGGCGGAAATGCGCAGCATCATCGCGGGCCAGAAGAGCCAGACCCAGAGGAAAGAGGCAGAATGA
- a CDS encoding fumarylacetoacetate hydrolase family protein, protein MKLMRIGAVGSEKPVVRVDEENYVDVSDIVEDFDEKFFGSEGLARIRPVVAERIASGPLSRFEGERIGAPIVRPHQILCIGLNFSDHAAETGQAVPSEPILFTKSPNTLVGPNDHVRIPRGATKPDWEVELGIVIGRRTSYLDSADDARDAIAGFVLVNDVSERAFQMERGGQWAKGKSAETFNPAGPWLATPDEIDDVLGLGMWLDVNGIRRQTGSTATMIFDPYYIVHHLSQFLVLEPGDLINTGTPPGVGMGFTPPIWLQPEDVMELGIDGLGTQRQRVLAPRP, encoded by the coding sequence ATGAAGCTCATGCGCATCGGAGCCGTCGGCTCGGAGAAGCCCGTCGTCCGCGTCGACGAAGAGAACTACGTCGACGTCTCCGACATCGTCGAGGACTTCGACGAGAAGTTCTTCGGATCCGAGGGCCTGGCGAGAATCAGGCCAGTCGTCGCCGAGCGGATAGCCTCCGGCCCCCTCTCGCGCTTCGAGGGCGAACGCATCGGCGCCCCGATCGTCCGCCCTCACCAGATCCTGTGCATCGGCCTGAACTTCAGCGACCACGCCGCGGAGACCGGGCAGGCCGTCCCTTCGGAGCCGATCCTGTTCACGAAGTCCCCGAACACGCTGGTCGGGCCCAACGACCACGTGCGCATCCCCCGAGGGGCGACGAAGCCCGACTGGGAGGTCGAGCTCGGCATCGTCATCGGCAGGCGCACGAGCTATCTGGATTCCGCAGACGATGCCCGAGACGCCATCGCCGGCTTCGTCCTCGTGAACGACGTCAGCGAACGTGCATTCCAGATGGAGCGCGGGGGCCAGTGGGCGAAGGGAAAGTCGGCAGAGACCTTCAACCCCGCAGGGCCCTGGCTCGCCACCCCCGACGAGATCGACGACGTGCTCGGCCTCGGGATGTGGCTGGACGTCAACGGGATCCGCCGTCAGACCGGCTCGACGGCCACCATGATCTTCGACCCCTACTACATCGTGCACCACCTCAGCCAGTTCCTGGTGCTCGAGCCCGGCGACCTGATCAACACCGGCACACCCCCCGGTGTGGGGATGGGCTTCACACCGCCGATCTGGCTCCAGCCCGAAGACGTCATGGAGCTGGGGATCGACGGGCTCGGAACGCAGCGCCAGCGCGTCTTGGCCCCCCGCCCCTAG
- a CDS encoding SMP-30/gluconolactonase/LRE family protein, whose amino-acid sequence MKASKAQQITDPVHCLAEGIVWDKAGERLWWVDIPRGVVFSSPFDREGLRPELHLALDGPVGAVVPNADGGILLAARHGLALLQADGTLRFGRKVLKRADQRLNDGACDPRGRFFVGTVTDGRILHEEMLFRASGSLDLDAERRDLHHANGMGWSPSGTAMYLVDSVPGTVWCARYEPATGSASAWRPAFHIDDGIPDGLHVDADGALWIAIWGAGEVRRYSSLGELLGVVEVPAPLVTSVTFAGEDMRTMVITTAQGSDREPDRGSGAGALFSVQVQVPGMPDVAWCGTSHRTPN is encoded by the coding sequence ATGAAGGCAAGCAAGGCGCAGCAGATTACGGATCCTGTTCACTGCCTCGCCGAAGGAATCGTCTGGGACAAGGCCGGAGAGCGCCTTTGGTGGGTGGACATCCCGAGGGGCGTGGTGTTCTCCTCACCATTCGACCGCGAAGGCCTTCGGCCCGAGCTGCACCTTGCACTCGATGGGCCGGTGGGAGCTGTAGTGCCGAATGCGGACGGCGGCATTTTGTTGGCCGCTCGTCATGGTCTGGCCCTTTTGCAAGCCGACGGAACGCTTCGATTCGGCCGTAAGGTCCTGAAGAGGGCTGACCAGCGCCTAAACGACGGCGCCTGCGACCCACGAGGGCGGTTCTTCGTCGGGACCGTCACCGACGGACGGATTCTGCACGAGGAGATGCTGTTTCGAGCATCGGGCTCCTTGGATCTGGATGCAGAACGCCGGGATCTTCACCACGCCAATGGCATGGGCTGGAGCCCCTCTGGAACAGCCATGTACCTCGTCGATTCGGTCCCTGGGACTGTCTGGTGCGCACGCTACGAGCCGGCTACCGGGTCCGCGTCTGCCTGGCGCCCGGCCTTCCACATCGATGACGGCATTCCGGACGGATTGCACGTCGATGCTGATGGCGCGCTCTGGATCGCGATCTGGGGAGCGGGAGAGGTGCGGCGTTATTCGAGCCTCGGGGAACTACTCGGGGTTGTCGAGGTTCCCGCCCCGCTCGTGACCTCGGTGACCTTTGCCGGAGAAGATATGCGCACCATGGTCATCACCACTGCCCAGGGCTCCGACCGGGAGCCGGACCGCGGTTCGGGGGCAGGAGCGCTTTTCTCGGTGCAGGTGCAGGTACCGGGAATGCCGGATGTCGCGTGGTGCGGAACGTCGCACCGAACCCCCAACTAA